A genomic window from Streptomyces sp. 846.5 includes:
- a CDS encoding glycoside hydrolase family 88 protein, which produces MLTVGTAAAATDWSTAVVRSTTTRYTPTTVGGWSYQVGLYLYGQYLVYRRTHDPALLTYIRTWVDRFVTSGGGISQSFDSLDSMMAGRLLVIMHHETGQAKYATAAKKIMDRLTTYPRTSDGGFWHATTSSRAHQLWGDGTYMLTPFLVEYGKEFNDAPAADDEATRQLVVYASHLQLPSGILRHAYDESRTASWADPTTGRSPESWCRAVGWYAMATVTVLDAVPADTPQRAQLLVILRNLAAGLERYQDPASGRWFQVMDKGSRADDWTETSCSSMFAYTLSRAAQQGYVDAHYAAVAQRAYQGVLARISLGADGLTNLTGISIGTNVGDYAYYVGRTRATNDLHGLGSFLIMNEQLEKP; this is translated from the coding sequence TTGCTGACCGTCGGTACCGCGGCCGCCGCCACGGACTGGTCCACGGCCGTGGTCAGGTCGACCACCACCCGCTACACCCCGACCACCGTCGGGGGCTGGTCGTACCAGGTCGGGCTGTACCTCTACGGGCAGTACCTGGTCTACCGGCGCACCCACGACCCGGCGCTGCTGACGTACATCAGGACCTGGGTGGACCGCTTCGTCACCAGCGGCGGCGGCATCAGCCAGTCCTTCGACAGCCTCGACAGCATGATGGCCGGGCGGCTTCTGGTGATCATGCACCACGAGACCGGTCAGGCGAAGTACGCCACCGCCGCCAAGAAGATCATGGACCGGCTCACCACCTACCCGCGCACCTCCGACGGCGGCTTCTGGCACGCCACCACCAGCAGCCGGGCGCACCAGCTGTGGGGCGACGGCACCTACATGCTGACGCCGTTCCTGGTGGAGTACGGCAAGGAGTTCAACGACGCGCCGGCTGCCGACGACGAGGCGACCAGGCAACTGGTCGTCTACGCAAGCCATCTGCAACTGCCCAGCGGCATCCTTCGGCACGCCTACGACGAGTCGAGGACGGCGAGCTGGGCCGACCCGACCACCGGCCGCTCCCCGGAGTCCTGGTGCCGGGCGGTGGGCTGGTACGCCATGGCGACCGTCACCGTGCTGGACGCCGTACCCGCCGACACCCCGCAGCGCGCGCAGCTCCTGGTGATCCTGCGCAACCTGGCGGCCGGCCTGGAGCGCTACCAGGACCCGGCCAGCGGGCGCTGGTTCCAGGTGATGGACAAGGGCAGCCGCGCCGACGACTGGACCGAGACCTCCTGCTCCAGCATGTTCGCCTACACCCTTTCCAGGGCTGCGCAGCAGGGCTATGTGGACGCCCACTACGCCGCCGTGGCCCAGCGCGCCTACCAGGGCGTCCTGGCCAGAATCTCGCTCGGCGCGGACGGGCTGACCAACCTCACCGGGATCTCGATCGGCACCAACGTCGGCGACTACGCCTACTACGTGGGCCGGACCAGGGCGACCAACGACCTGCACGGCCTCGGCTCATTCCTGATCATGAACGAGCAACTGGAGAAGCCATGA
- a CDS encoding glycoside hydrolase family 36 protein gives MTAAVTTSELPSAPATPLLDDLTVAVLADGRPVGHLARELPDGLVELQIDAEPGTALEIRLATPLRDAVGYWHPGSGWERTLLPDWAGRARTSLVMGAAVGCLYETSGATLLAFAALDPVAETRIVFGVSEQAKLFVVHLRLTAGTDPYRLVLAPRAATPATALRRLRTRLAAHAPVPPLPTPEAAHRPVYSTWYALGQDVTADTVAAEAARAAALGCRLLILDDGWQQGGTRRGYDWAGDWTADTAKFPDLAAHVRQLRATGMSALAWIAPLLIGPGSRAWHAFGGHAPIASPTAPGARVLDPRVPAVRRHLVAVCTRLLSEYGFDGLKVDFLDDAMVYSGDGGPDVGRAMARLLGELRTALEAVRPGGELMVELRQPYLGHGMAAYGNLARATDCPADAVANRVRTVDAGLLSLGGAVHSDMLMWDPAGTPEAAARQLLAVLHAVPQISCRLDELRPDHAQALAFWLRQWERLRPVLVEGELEPGRPDELYPLVSAHRGEHHAVVVHADRVVPVRPGRFRHTDVVNATPGGRLVLDVLSDTGPVTLRQTVHDTLGRMISTRECPLGPGPVAVAVPPSGLVTLRTID, from the coding sequence GTGACAGCAGCAGTGACGACCTCAGAGCTCCCCTCCGCCCCCGCCACCCCGCTGCTCGACGACCTCACCGTCGCCGTGCTTGCCGACGGCCGCCCCGTCGGCCACCTCGCCCGCGAACTCCCGGACGGACTGGTCGAGTTGCAGATCGACGCCGAGCCGGGAACAGCGCTGGAGATCCGCCTCGCCACCCCACTGCGCGACGCCGTGGGCTACTGGCACCCCGGCAGCGGCTGGGAGCGCACCCTGCTCCCCGACTGGGCCGGACGGGCCCGCACCTCGCTGGTGATGGGGGCCGCGGTCGGCTGCCTCTACGAGACCTCCGGCGCGACCCTGCTCGCCTTCGCCGCCCTGGACCCGGTCGCCGAGACCCGGATCGTGTTCGGCGTCTCCGAGCAGGCCAAACTGTTCGTCGTGCACCTGCGCCTCACCGCCGGCACCGACCCGTACCGGCTGGTGCTCGCCCCGCGCGCGGCCACCCCCGCCACCGCCCTGCGCCGACTGCGCACCCGCCTCGCCGCCCACGCCCCGGTACCGCCGCTGCCCACCCCCGAGGCAGCCCACCGACCGGTCTACTCCACCTGGTACGCCCTGGGCCAGGACGTCACCGCCGACACCGTCGCCGCCGAGGCCGCCCGCGCCGCCGCACTCGGCTGCCGGCTGCTGATCCTCGACGACGGCTGGCAGCAGGGCGGCACCCGGCGCGGCTACGACTGGGCCGGCGACTGGACCGCGGACACCGCCAAGTTCCCTGATCTCGCCGCCCACGTCCGGCAGTTGCGGGCGACCGGGATGAGCGCCCTGGCCTGGATCGCCCCCCTGCTGATCGGCCCGGGCTCCCGGGCCTGGCACGCGTTCGGCGGGCACGCCCCGATCGCCAGCCCCACCGCCCCGGGCGCCCGGGTGCTCGACCCGCGCGTCCCCGCAGTCCGGCGACACCTGGTGGCCGTCTGCACCCGGCTGCTCTCCGAGTACGGCTTCGACGGCCTCAAGGTGGACTTCCTCGACGACGCCATGGTCTACAGCGGCGACGGCGGCCCCGACGTGGGCCGGGCCATGGCGCGGCTGCTCGGCGAACTGCGCACCGCCCTGGAGGCGGTGCGCCCCGGCGGGGAGCTGATGGTCGAACTGCGCCAGCCCTACCTAGGCCACGGCATGGCCGCCTACGGCAATCTCGCCCGCGCCACCGACTGCCCCGCCGACGCCGTCGCCAACCGGGTCCGCACCGTCGACGCCGGGCTGCTCTCCCTCGGCGGCGCGGTCCACTCCGACATGCTGATGTGGGACCCGGCGGGCACCCCGGAGGCGGCGGCCCGGCAACTGCTGGCCGTCCTGCACGCGGTGCCCCAGATCTCCTGCCGTCTGGACGAGCTCCGGCCCGACCACGCCCAGGCACTCGCCTTCTGGCTGCGGCAGTGGGAGCGGCTGCGCCCGGTACTGGTGGAGGGCGAGCTCGAACCCGGCCGCCCGGACGAGCTCTACCCCCTGGTCAGCGCGCACCGGGGGGAGCACCACGCGGTTGTGGTGCACGCCGACCGGGTGGTCCCGGTCCGGCCGGGCCGGTTCCGGCACACGGACGTCGTCAACGCCACGCCCGGCGGCCGTCTGGTCCTGGACGTGCTGTCGGACACCGGTCCGGTGACGCTCCGGCAGACCGTCCACGACACCCTGGGCCGTATGATCAGCACCCGCGAATGCCCGCTCGGGCCCGGACCCGTGGCGGTGGCGGTGCCGCCGTCGGGCCTGGTGACCCTGCGGACCATCGATTGA